A part of Acropora palmata chromosome 8, jaAcrPala1.3, whole genome shotgun sequence genomic DNA contains:
- the LOC141890253 gene encoding coiled-coil domain-containing protein 97-like, with amino-acid sequence MASNSPVAKESMFAETEGKNGVENMISRVASSNATVKSQQRGEPDLTISEKVSILRNIFDISPGSFLMRFGNYLVEDDLKNFDHLKEDYEIAFQLKELSETFDTKKKKIGVRNRRFQCLQRLMKDSDYFSEEKMRKRSPLLYEQYIGQYLSEEEKFERDKAEKGHELSLSELLMGRQEKQMDEWLLEYERDQEDGMEEESDSDSDGLKGEVESGSPLKGCPTEQEKMMLHEEFLSVMQDRFMRGEEQEFDYGTVDANTEFDDLKIRERDEEERYFDSED; translated from the exons ATGGCGTCTAACTCGCCCGTAGCTAAAGAATCCATGTTTGCAGAAACTGAAGGGAAAAATGGAGTGGAAAATATGATTTCACGGGTTGCAAGTAGTAATGCTACCGTTAAGAGCCAACAGAGAGGGGAACCTGATTTGACAATTTCGgaaaaagtttctattttgcGAAATATCTTTGACATCAGCCCCGGTTCATTTCTGATGCGATTTGGAAATTACCTCGTCGAAGACGATCTGAAGAATTTTGACCATCTCAAAGAAGATTATGAGATAGCTTTTCAGCTAAAGGAACTTTCAGAAACTTTTGatacgaaaaagaaaaagatcgGAGTCCGTAATAGACGCTTTCAATGCCTACAAAGATTGATGAAGGATTCTGATTATTTCAGCGAGGAGAAAATGCGTAAACGGTCCCCTCTACTTTATGAACAATACATTGGACAGTACTTGAGCGAGGAAGAGAAATTTGAACGAGACAAGGCTGAAAAAGGCCATGAACTGAGTCTGTCAGAACTGTTAATGGGTAGGCAGGAGAAACAAATGGACGAGTGGTTACTTGAATACGAGAGAGATCAAGAGGATGGTATGGAAGAGGAAAGTGATTCAGACAGTGATGGCTTAAAAGGGGAAG TTGAATCAGGAAGCCCTTTGAAGGGTTGTCCAACAGAGCAAGAAAAAATGATGCTGCATGAAGAATTCCTCAGTGTGATGCAGGACAGATTTATGCGTGGTGAAGAACAGGAGTTTGATTATGGCACTGTTGATGCAAACACTGAGTTTGATGACCTGAAAATACGGGAGAGAGACGAAGAAGAACGATATTTTGACAGTGAAGACTAA
- the LOC141890255 gene encoding deubiquitinase DESI2-like — protein MSRYPVFLNVYDMYWINQYTFPVGFGVFHSGVVVHGKEYAYGGHPYSWSGIFDMSPKSVNTLGEDFKYRETLTIGTTSLTPDQVEDLVKTMGLSYEGRSYHLIDKNCNHFTSEFCQALCNKAIPGWINRLASVSSYLPFLLKCLPREWITPEACSPSSPHCISRPSHDFSEQSNDEQDRRRSKTT, from the exons ATGTCTCGTTACCCGGTGTTTTTAAATGTATATGATATG TACTGGATAAATCAATATACTTTCCCGGTTGGTTTTGGAGTTTTCCATTCTGGAGTCGTAGTCCACGGAAAAG AGTACGCATATGGTGGTCATCCATATAGCTGGTCAGGGATATTTGACATGAGTCCAAAATCTGTCAACACTCTTGGAGAAGATTTTAAATACAG GGAAACTCTGACTATCGGAACAACAAGCCTAACACCTGATCAAGTAGAAGATCTTGTGAAGACGATGGGATTAAGTTATGAAGGAAGATCATATCACCTAATTGACAA AAACTGTAACCACTTCACTTCAGAATTTTGTCAG GCTCTGTGTAACAAAGCCATTCCTGGTTGGATAAACAGATTGGCTTCTGTTAGTTCTTATTTACCATTCCTGTTAAAGTGTCTTCCCAGAGAGTGGATAACTCCTGAGGCTTGTTCTCCAAGTTCTCCTCATTGTATTTCTCGTCCATCTCATG ATTTCTCAGAACAATCAAATGATGAACAGGACAGAAGAAGGAGCAAAACTACCTGA